Proteins encoded together in one Leptidea sinapis chromosome 45, ilLepSina1.1, whole genome shotgun sequence window:
- the LOC126977531 gene encoding 60S ribosomal protein L11 — MARVPPAALPKRDKKEKKVPKDNSKNVMRNLHIRKLCLNICVGESGDRLTRAAKVLEQLTGQQPVFSKARYTVRSFGIRRNEKIAVHCTVRGAKAEEILERGLKVREYELRRDNFSATGNFGFGIQEHIDLGIKYDPSIGIYGLDFYVVLGRPGFNVAHRRRKTGKVGFPHRLTKEDAMKWFQQKYDGIILNSKAK, encoded by the exons ATGGCG CGTGTTCCACCGGCTGCGCTTCCCAAAAGAGATAAGAAGGAGAAAAAGGTCCCAAAAGACAATTCCAAAAATGTTATGCGCAATCTGCACATCAGAAAACTGTGCTTGAATATCTGTGTTGGAGAATCTGGTGACAGACTTACACGTGCAGCAAAG GTGTTGGAACAACTGACTGGTCAACAGCCTGTTTTTTCAAAAGCTCGATACACTGTGCGATCCTTTGGTATCCGCCGTAATGAAAAGATTGCTGTACATTGTACAGTACGTGGGGCTAAAGCAGAAGAAATCTTAGAAAGAGGTTTAAAA gTCCGGGAATATGAATTGAGGCGTGACAATTTCTCAGCCACAGGCAACTTTGGCTTTGGTATTCAAGAACACATTGACTTGGGTATCAAGTATGACCCCTCCATTGGTATCTATGGTCTGGACTTCTATGTTGTACTTGGCAGGCCAG GATTCAATGTAGCACATAGGAGAAGAAAGACAGGCAAAGTTGGTTTCCCTCACCGTCTCACTAAAGAAGATGCCATGAAGTGGTTCCAGCAGAAGTATGATGGTATCATCCTTAACAGCAAAGCAAAGTAA